A region of Saccopteryx leptura isolate mSacLep1 chromosome X, mSacLep1_pri_phased_curated, whole genome shotgun sequence DNA encodes the following proteins:
- the TASL gene encoding TLR adapter interacting with SLC15A4 on the lysosome, giving the protein MLSEGYLSGLAYWNNIPWNCASYNEKVAEEKEEEMKSAALSYSSVDETQVRSLYLSCKSSSKFISSVHSRESQPSRNPRMTVLQTNPNPVFESPNLAAVEICRDPSRETYLVPPSCKSICKNYNDLHIAGGQVMAINSETTDFPSESSFEYGPLLKSSEIPLTMEDSISTQPSDFPQKPIQRYSSYWRITSIKEKSSLQMQNPVSNAVLNEYLEQKVVELYKQYIMDTVFHDSSPTQILASELIMTSVDQISLQVSREKKLETSKARDIVINRLLQLVSTEISTPSLHISQYSNVNP; this is encoded by the coding sequence ATGCTGTCAGAAGGGTACCTCAGTGGACTTGCCTACTGGAATAACATCCCCTGGAATTGTGCATCCTATAATGAGAAGGTGgctgaggaaaaggaagaagagatgaAATCTGCTGCTCTTTCCTATTCCTCTGTGGATGAAACACAAGTCAGAAGTCTCTACCTGAGCTGCAAATCCTCCAGCAAGTTCATTTCTTCAGTGCATTCAAGAGAGAGCCAACCCAGTAGAAATCCGAGAATGACAGTGCTACAGACAAATCCCAATCCTGTGTTTGAAAGCCCAAACTTGGCTGCAGTTGAAATATGCAGAGACCCCAGCAGAGAGACCTACTTGGTCCCACCTTCCTGCAAAAGTATTTGCAAGAATTATAATGACTTACATATTGCAGGGGGCCAGGTGATGGCCATTAATTCAGAGACAACAGATTTTCCCTCTGAGAGCAGTTTTGAATATGGCCCTTTGCTGAAATCATCTGAGATTCCTTTGACGATGGAGGATTCCATTTCTACTCAGCCCAGCGACTTTCCCCAGAAACCTATCCAGCGGTATTCATCCTACTGGAGAATAACCAGCATCAAGGAGAAAAGCAGCCTACAAATGCAGAATCCTGTTTCTAATGCTGTGCTGAATGAGTACCTAGAACAGAAGGTGGTGGAGTTATATAAGCAGTACATTATGGACACCGTGTTTCATGACAGTTCCCCTACCCAGATTCTGGCATCTGAACTCATCATGACAAGTGTGGACCAAATTAGTCTCCAAGTGTCCAGAGAGAAGAAGCTGGAGACCTCAAAAGCCAGGGATATAGTCATTAACCGCCTATTACAGTTGGTGTCTACTGAAATCAGCACTCCTAGTCTCCATATTTCACAGTATAGCAATGTGAATCCATAG